One region of Trichoderma breve strain T069 chromosome 7 map unlocalized scaffold00007, whole genome shotgun sequence genomic DNA includes:
- a CDS encoding s1 RNA binding domain-containing protein, giving the protein MSTLKRKDAPGGNPPSKSAKNFKEARPSKKEAPAKDAKPAAKTHRKSDGATEERAKAPIISVLKDDEPMFSRGGGSVLTPLEQKKIQMEAKADAIREEEFETGAKSQKKKAKKSTVKGDKKTDKKAEEDTIKIESLNFKRLVKGSLVLGQVTRISNLSLEVSLPNNLIGHASIVAISAQLTNRLQGDAEKEGESDEEESSDENDVNLKTMFKVGQYVRAYVVSTMDGAAGGKGKRKIELSLRPSEANTGLEKDDVVPNSTVMASVVSVEERGCVMDLGIPNLNGFLPNSEIDPLIDQERLQPGAVFLCQVTGKNSNKIAQLSLKQDKLGSTKAFPADATTINTYLPGTIVSVLVSDNEGRGLAGKIMGTVDATADLIHSGIGPNDVGLKAKYKIGSKVKARIICNFPTAKDPKLGVSLLPHILSLTQKHQDGDEKRRPMEVMPISSFVEKCTVRHVEPDIGLFVDTGIAGLGGFVHISRVKDGKVDALYESSGPFKIGTVHRGRVVGYNEMDGLFSISFAKTLLEQQYIRLEDIPIGSVINGEIEKLVIKEQGVTGLIIKIADGISGFVTETHLSDIRLQHPEKKFREGMKVKARVLSANFAKRQMRLTLKKTLVNSEAPTIKSYDDVKIGMQTLGTIVKVQQNGAHIQFYGRLKGFLPVSEMSEAYIRDPMEHFRAGQVVSVHALEVDPEARRLIVSCKDPGAFGLEKQTALKNLKLGDIVSAKVTQKTEDQIFVELVDSQLKAILPVGHLTDKSSSKNQYAWKRISAGQTLSNLMVLEKNENRRAITLTQKPSLVKASQDNNLLKSFHDAKVGAVVQGFVRNITVTAVFVQFAGSLNALLPRGKLSAEAQSQPDFGLRKFESIEVRIISTIPDLKRILVAPADSPVPEAATSKPKTSNKAPAPEDGLTFGSTAQARVTSIKDTQLNVQLVDSEIQGRIDVSQIFDKWEDIVDPKDPLDKFNKKQILRVKILGVHDAKDHRFLPFSHRSAHSVMELTTKPSDLSSEAPKPISFDDLKVGDTHIAFVNNVTSQYLWVNLSPNVRGRISIMEASDDLSLLNDLEANFPIGSALKARVTSVDAKNNRLDLSARSPNASEAITWASLKQNMILPGKITKVNERQVLVKLSETVSGPVHLPDMVDDYGSVDTLKYKKGDIVRVSIVDVDPSNKRIRLSMRPSRIMSSTLPVADKEISKISQLATGDIVRGFVKNVADKGLFVLLGGQVTAFVKISNLSDRFLKEWKDSFQIDQLVKGRVISLDAATGQLELSLKSSVVDEDYTPPVGYNDIKEGQIVTGVVRKVEEFGAFILVDNSANVSGLCHRSQMADNAVKDATKLYKEGDKVKARVLDVDVTKRKISFGLKPSLFEDEDTDMDSDSEAGAALDGEDEDDEEGMDLDEEALLKILGTDNQGDSDEDEDEEDEEDEDDEEAGEDSDEEMEDAAATKKTGGLGGGSESENDSQAEQADKKKKRKKKGEAQVDRTAELDAHGPQTSSDYERLLLGQPDSSELWIAYMAFQMQVSELPKAREIAERAIKSINIREETEKLNVWVAYLNLEVAYGSKQTVEDVFKRACQYNDEQEVYERLASIYIQSEKLKEADELFEAMLKKFGAKAPSVWTNYAHFLHVTKNEPARARALLPRATQQLDSHNGQNIVSRFAALEFRSPNGEPERGRTMFEGLLAAFPKKGDLWNQLLDLEIGIASSSADYTAVRDVFERRTRVKGLKPQQAEKWFRRWAAWEEKLDAKGKDKVMAKAQEWASGFKSRKEAEAAAAAAEDEEMEE; this is encoded by the exons ATGAGCACCCTCAAGAGGAAGGATGCCCCTGGTGGCAATCCTCCGTCCAAATCGGCCAAAAACTTCAAGGAAGCTCGACCGTCGAAAAAAGAGGCACCGGCCAAAGATGCAAAGCCCGCGGCCAAGACGCATCGCAAGTCGGATGGTGCGACAGAGGAGCGCGCAAAGGCTCCAATTATCTCTGTCTTGAAGGATGACGAACCTATGTTCTCTcgtggaggcggcagcgTCCTCACACCTctcgagcagaagaagattcaGATGGAAGCCAAGGCCGACGCCATTCGAGAGGAAGAATTCGAGACCGGCGCCAAGtcacagaagaagaaggcgaaaaAGTCGACAGTAAAGGGCGACAAGAAGACAGATAAAAAAGCAGAGGAGGATACAATCAAGATTGAGAGTTTGAACTTCAAG AGACTGGTCAAGGGATCATTAGTGCTCGGACAGGTGACTCGAATCAGCAACCTCAGCCTTGAGGTGTCATTACCGAACAACCTCATTGGTCATGCCTCCATCGTTGCTATTTCAGCCCAATTGACAAACAGACTTCAAGGCGATGCTGAAAAGGAGGGCGAgagcgatgaggaggaatCGTCCGACGAAAACGATGTCAACTTGAAAACCATGTTCAAGGTTGGACAGTATGTGAGAGCATACGTGGTCTCGACTATGGATGGTGCCGctggaggaaaaggaaagagaaagattGAGCTGTCTCTGCGACCCAGCGAAGCCAACACTGGTCTGGAAAAGGACGATGTTGTACCCAACAGCACCGTCATGGCCTCCGTTGTCAGTGTCGAGGAACGCGGTTGCGTCATGGATCTCGGAATCCCAAACCTAAATGGTTTCCTCCCCAATAGCGAGATTGATCCCCTCATCGACCAAGAGAGGCTCCAGCCTGGTGCAGTCTTCCTCTGTCAAGTCACTGGCAAGAACTCCAACAAGATCGCCCAGCTTTCCTTGAAGCAAGACAAGTTGGGAAGCACCAAGGCTTTCCCTGCCGATGCTACCACGATCAACACATATCTCCCCGGTACCATCGTTAGCGTTCTTGTTTCGGACAACGAAGGTAGAGGTTTAGCTGGAAAGATTATGGGAACTGTCGATGCTACTGCTGATCTGATCCACTCTGGCATTGGGCCAAACGATGTTGGCCTCAAAGCCAAGTATAAGATCGGATCCAAGGTTAAAGCGAGAATTATTTGCAACTTCCCAACGGCCAAGGACCCAAAGCTGGGCGTTTCCCTGCTACCTCACATTCTGTCTCTGACACAGAAACACCAAGATGGTGACGAGAAGCGACGACCAATGGAGGTGATGCCCATCTCGTCTTTTGTTGAAAAGTGCACAGTCCGCCACGTCGAGCCCGATATTGGTCTCTTTGTCGATACTGGCATTGCCGGTCTGGGTGGATTCGTCCACATTTCCCGAgtcaaagatggaaaagtcGATGCCCTCTACGAATCAAGCGGACCCTTCAAGATCGGAACCGTTCACCGCGGCCGAGTTGTTGGCTAcaatgagatggatggcctcttcagcatctcaTTTGCGAAAACCCTTCTTGAGCAGCAATACATCCGCCTTGAAGACATCCCCATCGGTTCTGTGATCAATGGCGAAATTGAGAAGTTGGTTATTAAGGAGCAAGGTGTTACAGGACTCATTATCAAGATTGCGGATGGCATCAGTGGATTTGTTACCGAGACCCACTTGTCCGATATCCGTCTTCAGCACCCCGAGAAGAAGTTCCGTGAAGGCATGAAGGTCAAGGCTCGTGTCCTCTCTGCCAACTTTGCCAAGAGGCAAATGCGTCTCACGCTCAAGAAGACGCTGGTCAATTCGGAGGCACCCACCATCAAGTCTTATGATGATGTCAAGATCGGAATGCAGACACTTGGAACGATTGTCAAGGTACAGCAGAATGGCGCTCATATTCAGTTCTACGGACGGCTAAAGGGATTCCTTCCGGTGTCGGAAATGAGTGAAGCATACATTCGTGATCCTATGGAGCACTTCCGAGCCGGACAGGTCGTTAGTGTGCATGCTCTTGAGGTTGATCCTGAAGCCAGAAGACTCATTGTGTCTTGCAAAGACCCCGGCGCATTCGGACTAGAGAAGCAAACCGCTCTCAAGAACCTGAAGCTGGGCGATATTGTATCGGCCAAGGTGACTCAAAAGACCGAGGATCAAATTTTCgtggagcttgtcgacagTCAACTGAAGGCTATTCTACCGGTCGGCCACCTTACCGACAAATCATCCTCAAAGAACCAGTATGCCTGGAAGCGAATCTCAGCCGGACAGACTCTGTCTAACCTCATGGTTCTCGAGAAGAACGAGAACCGACGAGCCATTACCCTCACCCAGAAACCCAGCTTGGTCAAGGCTTCACAGGATAACAATCTTCTCAAGAGCTTTCACGATGCGAAAGTGGGCGCTGTCGTCCAGGGCTTTGTACGAAACATTACGGTTACAGCTGTGTTTGTTCAATTCGCCGGAAGTCTCAACGCACTGCTGCCGAGAGGAAAACTGTCGGCCGAGGCTCAATCGCAGCCTGACTTTGGCCTGCGCAAGTTCGAGTCTATCGAAGTGCGAATCATCTCGACCATTCCCGATCTGAAGCGCATTTTGGTTGCACCCGCCGACTCACCTGTGCCCGAGGCTGCGACCAGCAAGCCCAAAACTTCTAACAAGGCCCCGGCCCCAGAAGACGGCCTTACGTTTGGCAGCACAGCCCAGGCCAGAGTTACATCCATCAAAGACACTCAGCTGAACGTCCAGTTGGTGGACAGCGAGATTCAGGGCCGTATTGACGTTTCTCAGATTTTCGACAAATGGGAAGACATTGTCGATCCCAAGGATCCTCTTGACAAGttcaacaagaagcagattCTCCGTGTCAAGATTCTTGGAGTCCATGACGCCAAAGACCATcgcttcttgcccttttcTCACAGATCTGCTCATTCAGTCATGGAACTCACCACCAAGCCCAGCGATCTGAGCAGCGAAGCCCCCAAGCCGATCTCTTTTGACGACCTGAAAGTTGGCGATACTCACATTGCTTTTGTCAACAATGTTACGTCTCAGTATCTTTGGGTCAATCTGTCTCCCAATGTTCGCGGTCGCATTTCCATCATGGAGGCCTCGGATGACCTGTCTCTGCTGAACGACCTGGAAGCCAACTTCCCAATCGGATCAGCTCTCAAAGCAAGAGTGACATCGGTTGACGCTAAAAACAACCGTCTCGATCTGTCTGCTCGATCACCCAATGCTTCCGAGGCCATTACCTGGGCTTCGCTGAAGCAGAATATGATCCTGCCCGGCAAGATTACCAAGGTCAACGAACGACAAGTTCTCGTGAAACTGAGTGAAACCGTCTCTGGCCCGGTCCATCTTCCCGACATGGTAGATGACTATGGCAGCGTCGACACACTCAAATACAAGAAGGGTGACATTGTCCGTGTTTCGATTGTTGATGTCGACCCCAGCAACAAGCGAATCCGCCTTTCTATGCGACCCTCGCGAATCATGAGCTCTACGTTACCTGTTGCAGACAAGGAAATTAGCAAAATTTCGCAGCTTGCCACGGGTGATATTGTCCGAGGATTCGTCAAGAATGTTGCCGACAAGGgtctctttgtcttgctGGGAGGTCAAGTGACTGCTTTTGTCAAGATTTCCAACCTTTCTGACCGATTCTTGAAAGAATGGAAGGACAGCTTCCAGATTGATCAGCTGGTAAAGGGTCGAGTCATCTCTCTCGATGCCGCCACAGGCCAGCTCGAGCTCAGTCTGAAGTCTTCCGTTGTCGATGAGGATTACACCCCCCCTGTAGGCTATAATGACATCAAGGAGGGCCAGATCGTCACTGGTGTTGTCCGCAAGGTTGAGGAGTTTGGTGCTTTCATTCTTGTTGACAACTCGGCCAACGTGAGCGGTCTCTGCCACCGAAGCCAAATGGCCGACAATGCCGTAAAGGATGCCACCAAACTGTATAAGGAGGGCGACAAGGTGAAAGCCAGGGTTTTGGACGTTGACGTCACCAAGAGGAAAATTAGCTTTGGCCTGAAGCCATCTTTGttcgaagatgaggatacTGATATGGATTCTGATTCCGAAGCCGGCGCGGCGCtcgatggcgaggatgaggatgacgaggaaggcATGGATCTAGATGAGGAGGCCTTGTTGAAGATTCTCGGCACGGACAACCAGGGCGACTctgacgaggatgaggacgaagaggatgaagaagatgaggatgacgaggaggcaGGTGAGGATagcgacgaggagatggaggacgCTGCCGCTACCAAGAAGACCGGTGGCCTGGGTGGAG GTTCAGAATCAGAAAATGATTCTCAAGCTGAGCAGgccgacaagaagaagaagcggaagaagaagggcgaggcTCAGGTCGACCGAACGGCCGAGCTTGATGCCCACGGCCCTCAGACATCCAGCGACTACGAGCGACTGCTGTTGGGTCAGCCAGACTCATCTGAGCTTTGGATTGCATACATGGCTTTCCAGATGCAGGTCAGCGAGCTGCCCAAGGCACGTGAGATCGCCGAGAGAgccatcaagagcatcaacatTCGGGAGGAAaccgagaagctcaacgtCTGGGTTGCCTATCTCAACTTGGAGGTTGCTTACGGCAGCAAGCAAACTGTTGAAGACGTGTTCAAGCGAGCTTGCCAGTACAATGACGAGCAGGAAGTGTATGAGCGACTGGCCAGTATCTACATCCAGtcggagaagctcaag GAAGCGGATGAACTGTTTGAGGCCATGCTGAAGAAGTTTGGTGCCAAGGCGCCCAGCGTCTGGACCAACTACGCACACTTCTTACACGTCACCAAGAACGAGCCGGCTCGTGCCCGAGCTCTCCTCCCGAGAGCCACCCAACAGCTGGACAGCCACAACGGCCAGAACATTGTCAGCCGATTCGCCGCCCTCGAGTTCCGCTCGCCCAACGGCGAGCCCGAGCGCGGCCGTACCATGTTCGAAGGCCTGCTCGCCGCCTTCCCCAAGAAGGGCGATCTCTGGAACCAGCTGCTCGACCTCGAAATCGGCAtcgccagctccagcgccgacTACACCGCCGTGAGGGACGTGTTTGAGCGGAGAACGAGGGTCAAGGGCTTGAAGCCACAGCAGGCGGAGAAGTGGTTCCGCAGATGGGCCGCttgggaggagaagctggatgccaagggcaaggacaaggtcatggccaaggcgcAGGAGTGGGCATCTGGATTCAAGTCTAGaaaggaggccgaggctgcggctgcggcggcagaggatgaggagatggaggagtaG
- a CDS encoding fungal specific transcription factor domain-containing protein, producing MGCRVCRARKVKCDGRPNGCRNCERLQLDCVGDNGLAAGRATPMSLRKIRTYRSCKSCRLSKTKCNGDRPKCSRCTAKKTECVYDGGSAPRWARNLDRGSRTASTEGSRSKSRELAIAMLEASDEADAQDDTPMTSIGSAEPLKLGGISGSKKPLGSAQSVASIEPSGSDILSWLVSPSLPTGRNLRRVVEQYFANVHPIRCFAFVHKPSFMRQLDKGFTSDDESALLHIICAHGAKFYVLNQNEHHTSASSFIRLAGNEWAKRAEFLILTNFGKISVQRLMVAILLHDFHFRLGEYSHALMLSGLAVRMAHALKINVEASPDVLCTDSSESAPSVVTRESRRRLMWACYVLDAWAGSGIDQLTLLRENDIKIQLPCNERNFGLRIASVTETLGVGHVLQFLPPSVVPRKPSANMGIMAYYIRVVALWKRIVRYVNQLDSNPPPWLPESPFAALDADLRLWQRELPEFVEYSMETIYARLDSNQLGALVLIHCTYHHNYLELYKLSMPDLFKLPKPLVVPPEHHEFLQSAQANCYHHAQQIADILAEAADHGANLLSDSLLPYFVYDSSRVMLYYVARLLDPNRPDAQSKLGDAINAVESNRRVLRMMSALFPIAQSLSNTIDRWLTKIRQTSNRDDLVSRILSEARSETQEGEKSTPVSVSPVQGTPEFMLPSISLHSLARTGIATRRAADRASGVRGLSWSAESPSSGTWDRNNAAQQLVGLSQDGLASSRSGLQHEQPVPTALPQPPPVQAKWGGPIQPMFEALDLDDLQNFLSWDMYGPGGVLGWVGSLHRQWRRPVARVIGFDQELLYHRDYIRRDTILAVLPVTRPKNVRSRL from the exons ATGGGCTGTCGGGTGTGCAGAGCGCGCAAG GTCAAATGCGATGGCAGGCCAAACGGGTGTCGCAACTGCGAGCGCCTCCAGCTCGACTGCGTCGGCGACAATGGCCTCGCCGCCGGCCGAGCAACGCCCATGTCCCTAAGGAAGATCCGCACCTATCGCTCATGTAAGAGCTGTCGCCTCTCCAAGACCAAATGCAACGGCGACCGCCCGAAGTGCTCGCGATGCACCGCCAAGAAGACCGAGTGCGTCTACGACGGCGGTTCGGCGCCGCGATGGGCGCGAAACCTCGACCGCGGATCCAGGACGGCGTCGACCGAAGGTAGCCGCAGCAAGTCGCGGGAGCtcgccattgccatgctCGAGGCCAGCGACGAGGCAGATGCTCAGGACGACACCCCCATGACGAGCATTGGGTCTGCTGAGCCACTGAAGTTGGGCGGGATCTCGGGGTCGAAGAAGCCCCTTGGCAGCGCCCAGAGCGTTGCGTCTATCGAGCCCTCTGGTTCCGACATATTGTCATG GCTTGTCTCACCGAGTCTTCCCACTGGCCGTAATTTGCGCCGGGTGGTGGAGCAATACTTTGCCAATGTCCATCCCATCCGATGCTTCGCCTTTGTTCACAAGCCATCCTTTATGCGCCAGCTTGATAAGGGCTTCACTAGCGATGACGAATCGGCGCTGCTGCACATTATATGCGCCCACGGAGCAAA ATTCTACGTCTTGAATCAAAACGAGCACCACACCTCTGCGTCTAGCTTCATCCGCCTTGCCGGCAATGAGTGGGCCAAGAGGGCCGAGTTTCTTATCCTGACCAACTTTGGAAAGATTTCCGTCCAAAGGCTCATG GTTGCTATACTACTTCATGACTTTCACTTTCGACTTGGAGAATACTCCCACGCCTTGATGCTCAGCGGCCTTGCCGTCCGCATGGCCCACGCTCTCAAAATCAATGTCGAAGCATCCCCTGACGTCCTCTGCACCGATTCCAGCGAATCTGCTCCGTCGGTGGTCACTAGGGAAAGTCGTCGCAGGCTCATGTGGGCGTGCTATGTCCTCGATGCGTGGGCTGGCAGTGGCATCGATCAACTTACTCTTCTCCGCGAAAACGATATCAAAATTCAACTACCTTGCAACGAGAGGAATTTCGGGCTGCGAATAGCCTCAGTGACAGAAACACTAGGCGTGGGCCATGTCCTCCAGTTCCTGCCGCCCTCTGTGGTGCCAAGAAAGCCATCAGCAAACATGGGCATCATGGCTTACTACATCCGAGTGGTGGCGCTCTGGAAACGAATCGTTAG ATATGTAAACCAGCTAGACTCCAATCCTCCACCTTGGCTCCCTGAATCGCCGTTTGCTGCCCTCGACGCCGATCTTCGTCTGTGGCAGCGAGAACTTCCGGAATTTGTTGAATACTCGATGGAAACCATTTATGCGCGACTGGATTCAAATCAACTGGGAGCATTGGTATTGATACACTGTACATACCACCACAACTACTTGGAGCTGTATAAGCTATCTATGCCAGATCTTTTCAAGCTGCCCAAACCTCTGGTTGTTCCGCCGGAGCATCACGAATTTCTTCAATCCGCACAGGCCAACTGCTATCATCATGCGCAGCAGATAGCCGACATcttggctgaggctgccgatCACGGAGCGAATCTATTATCCGACAGCTTGCTTCCCTACTTTGTATATGATAGCAGCAGGGTGATGCTGTACTACGTTGCGCGTTTGCTCGACCCGAACAGGCCCGATGCACAATCAAAGCTGGGCGATGCCATCAATGCTGTTGAGAGCAACCGTCGGGTTCTCCGGATGATGTCTGCCCTGTTTCCGATTGCGCAGTCACTT TCAAATACAATTGATAGATGGCTGACCAAGATTCGGCAAACGTCTAATCGAGATGACCTCGTGAGCAGGATACTGTCGGAAGCCCGCTCCGAAACTCAGGAGGGCGAAAA ATCTACACCTGTGTCTGTCAGTCCCGTACAAGGCACTCCAGAGTTCATGCTTCCGTCTATTTCTCTTCATTCGCTTGCACGGACGGGTATCGCAACGAGGCGAGCCGCCGATCGTGCAAGTGGCGTTCGGGGACTAAGCTGGTCTGCCGAAAGTCCGAGCTCTGGTACCTGGGATCGGAACAATGCGGCTCAACAGCTCGTCGGTCTCAGTCAGGACGGCCTAGCTTCATCGCGATCTGGACTTCAGCACGAACAACCAGTACCGACGGCACTGCCGCAACCACCGCCAGTCCAAGCCAAGTGGGGTGGCCCGATTCAGCCAATGTTTGAGGCACTCGATCTTGACGACTTGCAAAACTTTTTATCATGGGACATGTATG GTCCTGGTGGAGTTTTGGGTTGGGTTGGATCGCTTCATCGCCAATGGCGCCGGCCCGTCGCTCGGGTGATCGGCTTTGATCAAGAATTGCTCTACCACCGTGACTATATCCGTCGAGATACCATATTAGCCGTCTTACCGGTGACAAGGCCGAAGAATGTGCGCTCTCGTCTATAA
- a CDS encoding microtubule associated protein (MAP65/ASE1 family) domain-containing protein gives MDTSYLSKQVNNSIGQLHSLFDDIGVPDHEREAREAELFQALSEALNNHLRLVTSEKKQMIDECKKVVIEIRQMEASLDDSRPRRKNSNGESIKITYPLMECLETLKEKHSQVQRLRQERVDHVQKLVEALESYSSHLEPSFVKVPLPSTEPNASIPLNFDLSPSYMDRLDAEFTRVYEEYTRRLATVETLGDEIIQLWAELGTPQAQQDTAIIKYYREAPEQLGLHQEDIQILQGKHDKLSEEKRNREKKLQQLRSTVETLWEKLGIPEEETKDFLSQNRGCGMRQINEFEDELERLNEVKRQNLHIFIEDARVKLQELWDALYFSEDEMLDFTPAFSDVHSDALLEAHEREVARLEALKEQRAPILSLIEKHKALIKDRDDLVASSQDASRLMLRGQKGEKRDPGKLLREEKMRKRVAKELPKVTAEVKKALEQWEEEYDRPFLVYGEPYVDEVELEDAKKPTQRSRTPAGPPPASARSLLKSASASTMRPATTSKVSAPSHTLTRTPTTGSIYNLGNKSQPMFSKSDIQRSNSSPTRGPVARVPLSKMKDGNNSPERTKRPIGGSVRIPPPKMRELRSVASLETPMNPYKSVGLNHSIIRAVDPEDVYDDRTQSAKKGRPDSNMSHSRQNSFLDEDYEDHYSSVRGVPGYPRPSARHLSSTSTTSTVVTGSENWETYDDNSEPELDTSDAYFAKLRALRGKRTEPEQGHRPTSSSAKRTRGVPAAHDAAPVTTDQDGNRIISGSEWTDESAY, from the exons ATGGACACCAGCTACCTCTCCAAGCAGGTCAACAACAGCATTGGCCAGCTGCACAGCTTGTTCGACGACATTGGTGTGCCGGATCATGAGCGCGAGGCTCGAGAAGCCGAG CTGTTTCAAGCTCTGTCAGAAGCGCTCAACAACCATTTGCGCTTGGTGAcgtcggagaagaagcagatgattGATGAGTGCAAGAAGGTTGTCATTGAAATTCGACAGATGGAGGCCTCTTTGGATGACTCTAGACCTCGAAGGAAGAATTCGAATGGCGAGAGCATCAAGATTACCTATCCTCTAATGGAATGCTTGGAGAcgctcaaggagaagcacaGCCAGGTACAGAGACTGCGCCAGGAGCGGGTTGACCATGTGCAGA AGCTTGTGGAGGCCCTTGAGTCTTACTCGTCACACCTAGAGCCTTCGTTTGTCAAGGTTCCCCTACCGTCTACGGAGCCCAACGCATCCATTCCTCTCAACTTTGACCTGTCACCGTCCTACATGGACCGCCTAGACGCAGAGTTTACGCGAGTGTATGAAGAGTATACTCGCCGGCTCGCGACGGTGGAAACATTGGGCGACGAAATCATCCAGCTCTGGGCCGAGCTTGGCACTCCTCAAGCCCAGCAGGACACAGCCATCATCAAGTACTACCGCGAAGCCCCTGAGCAGCTCGGCCTCCACCAGGAAGACATTCAGATTTTGCAGGGCAAGCACGACAAGCTGtcagaggagaagaggaaccGCGAGAAGAAGTTGCAACAGCTCAGGAGTACCGTCGAAACGCTCTGGGAGAAGCTAGGCATTCCTGAAGAGGAGACCAAGGATTTCCTCAGCCAGAACAGGGGTTGTGGCATGCGACAGATTAACGAATTCGAAGACGAGCTTGAGCGGCTGAATGAAGTCAAGCGCCAGAACCTGCACATCTTCATCGAGGACGCGCGCGtcaagcttcaagagctCTGGGATGCCCTGTACTTTTCCGAAGATGAGATGCTCGACTTTACACCCGCCTTTTCAGACGTTCACAGCGATGCACTGCTAGAGGCCCACGAGCGCGAGGTTGCTCGGCTCGAGGCACTGAAGGAACAGCGGGCCCCAATTCTGAGCCTGATTGAAAAGCACAAGGCTTTGATCAAGGACCGCGACGACCTCGTCGCCTCAAGCCAAGATGCGTCTCGCCTTATGCTGCGCGGACAGAAGGGTGAGAAGCGAGATCCTGGAAAGCTGCTTCGCGAGGAAAAGATGCGCAAGCGCGTCGCCAAAGAGCTCCCCAAGGTGACGGCCGAAGTGAAAAAGGCACTCGAGCAGTGGGAGGAAGAATACGACCGACCCTTTTTGGTCTACGGCGAGCCATACGTCGACGAGGTAGAACTCGAAGATGCAAAGAAGCCTACCCAACGCTCCAGAACACCTGCTGGCCCTCCTCCAGCATCTGCCAGGAGCCTTCTCAAGTCGGCATCGGCGTCGACAATGAGGCCTGCTACTACCAGCAAGGTCTCGGCACCTTCTCATACGTTGACGAGAACCCCCACGACGGGTAGCATCTATAACCTGGGCAACAAGTCTCAGCCAATGTTTTCAAAGTCTGACATACAGaggagcaacagcagcccTACCAGAGGACCAGTGGCAAGAGTGCCCCTGTCCAAGATGAAAGATGGCAACAATTCACCAGAGCGGACCAAGCGGCCCATTGGAGGCTCGGTCAGAATCCCTCCGCCCAAGATGCGCGAGTTGAGATCAGTGGCCTCGCTGGAAACACCAATGAACCCATACAAGTCTGTGGGTCTGAATCATAGCATTATCCGCGCGGTTGATCCCGAAGATGTCTACGATGACCGGACGCAGTCAGCCAAAAAGGGCCGACCCGACTCGAACATGTCTCATTCTCGACAGAACAGCTTCCTGGATGAGGATTACGAGGATCACTACTCATCGGTACGGGGAGTCCCAGGGTATCCTCGACCATCAGCCAGACATCTTTCCAGCACatccacaacatcaacagtGGTTACCGGATCGGAGAACTGGGAGACGTATGATGACAATAGTGAGCCGGAGCTGGACACGTCAGATGCATACTTTGCCAAGCTCCGAGCTCTTCGGGGCAAGCGAACAGAACCCGAACAAGGCCATCGCCCAACAAGCAGTTCGGCAAAGCGCACACGTGGAGTTCCTGCAGCGCATGATGCGGCGCCAGTGACGACTGACCAGGACGGCAACCGGATAATATCTGGAAGCGAGTGGACAGACGAGAGTGCTTACTAG